The stretch of DNA gacttaattaaaaaatataaaattttaaatactcaataaataaaaaaaggtataaatactgatttggtacccaaacttttttgGATTGTTCAATTTCGTACCCGAACTTTAgaatgttcaatttagtacccaaactttttaaaCGGGATTATTTTAGTACCTTCCGTTAAATACTATTTAACGCCGTTTGGGACCTGTTGAACTGGCACTGTGCAACAGATACGTGGCAGAATTAAGGGTTCACATAAAATGACTTAGATTGTATTTATTTGTGATCAAATTAAAGTgcccattttgttgtggagatTGACCTAATTTTAGTTTTCTCTTCTTTTGGTTTTTCTGAAACGGTGAAGAAATGTCAAGGGTTCAATCATCTTCTTCTTGCTCTCACAATTCACGGGTGATGCGAAATCAAAGCTCGTGCTGTAGTAGTGGTGGCTGTAGAGGCTTGGATGAAGCACCCACATGCAATTGCGGAGTGGCAGCTGTGCTGAGAACAACTAGAATAATCAAGAATGGTGGGAGACAGTTTTGGGGATGCCCTAATTTCAAGGTTAGTCATATGGTGTTATTTGTTTGGGtaagtttatgtttgtgtttggatGTAGTTGCATAGTAAAGTAATTCTTtgttaagttgtttttttaataacagGGTGGAAGTGAAGGTTGTTATGCGTGCAATTTCTTTAAATGGTGCATTGAAGATGGTGATGACGAAAAGGATGCAATTATTCTGAGGCAAAGGCGAAAGATTTATATTCTAGAGAAAGAAGTTAAGGGATGGAGAAAGTAGGTCAACTTATTAATTGGATTGGTGTGTCTATTGGTTGTAGTTAATCTGATTTTAGTATCCATGATGTTGATGTAGATTGATATTGTAGTGAAAGATTAGTTGTTTAAAGTTGTGTAGTGAAAGATTAGTTGTTTAAAGTTGTTTGACTTTAGGTGTATGGAAGGTTGTTttgtaatatgaaatttaatgaaatgaatTAAAGTTCAGAGTTATGAAAAATGTGAACCATCTGTTAAAGTCCTGCATTTATTTTTCTGGTATTTGAAATGTTACATAGGCTGAAATAACAAGAAAGGAATTTTAATTTGAACAAAAGCAGGATAAGTTGCCACAAATTCATTGAATATCAAATATGATATAACAAAAGGACATTGTTCATAGGTATGGATAACAAATATCCGACCACAGACAAAAGTATTGGCAACACAATACCAatccaaaataacataatacaTATGAAATACTTAAAGTGAAGTTGTAGACTTAAAGTTATTACAAAAAGTGCGGCCtgaattcttaaaaataatccTAAAGTCATGGTTTCCATACAACTCCTCTCATATGCTGGAGTTTTTGCCTTGAAAAAGGTCTACCACGTGTTGGTTAAGGAATGAGATTTTGGTGGACTGGTTGGGATGATTTTGTTCCATGAGTTATCTGTGTTGCTTGTTCATGTGGTGTAGAAGGTGGTGGAGGTCCATTCTATGTTGCAGACTGTTATGCGGTTGCAGGTGCAGGCTGTGTTGCAGATACAGGTGCAGGTAATTCAGATGCAGATGCAGATGCAGGGTGTGTTACAAATTTTGGTGCAGTTGTAGGTGCAGAGTCTGGTACATTGACAGCTGGTGTAGGTGCAATAGTAGATTCTGGTGCAGAATCTGGTGTAGGTGCAGTAGTAGATTTTGGTGCAGAATCTGGTGCAGGTTCAGGTCCATATTCTTTAGGCCGTAGGGGGCAAGTTTTTCTGAAGTGGCCAATTTGCATACATATGccacatttttttcttacaccTGATCTATTcacaaatataacatttttatctttcttctttaaCTCCAACGAACGGAACCACAATCTTCCTGCTTCTTTGCCGATCGTCGAACGCCTATCCACTtagaaccctaaatcccaattTTCGCTTTCCGCTTTCTGCCCTGATTTTTTCTTCTCCACCAGATTTCATGTGTTGTGCCCTAATTCCCTCTCGACCTAATTTTTTCCCCAATTCACTCAGTAATCACGACCCCAAAATTTTTACTTACACAATTATTACTTAATTCCATTTTTTTACATCTTAATCCACGTGCACACCCACTAATTCTGCCACGTATCTGTTCCACAATGCCAGCTCAACAGGATCCAAACGGCGTTAAAGAGTATTTAACGAAAGATACTAAAATGAACCCAtttaaaaagtttgggtactaaattgaacattcctaaagttcgggtaccaaattgaacattccgaaaaagtttgggtaccaaatcagtatttacacctaaaaaaatttaatagaatgTAAAACACATAAAtgtttaaaacttaatttatattttatcggTACTATATGAATACACATGTACTATATTATATAatggttaaatataatttttaacttcaaattattttcaaaagaaaaaatgttttattcatAAACTAAATGTACACATATTTCATTCCTGCAATATAAAAGTTGTCTAAAATATTGTTACCAATAAACAACATGTATAAATTTGATGATAGATTATAATATAACATCTATCGTTTATCAAAAGGAATGTTTTATAGAACTTTCACAAAACATAtagacaaaataaatatatatttaattgggAGATGAAACAagatcttttaaaataatttgaacaacaaaaacatatttaatcatgtgtaatatatatgtaatatatgaactcttaaataaatcttaaataaaGATTAAGTGAGATGctattaaataaacataatttaataaagttaaaatataatgaaaatatttattaaggaaaattgtttaatttgagaaattaatatatatatatatatatgagaaattgagaagaaaaattaaagaaaaaaaaattaagttgacGTCAGATTCAAAGATGACTATGGGAATAAACTTCCCATAAATTGTGGTCATTCCCAATGTGTCCGTTTCGCTTACGTTAAATACCTTTCAAACTAGTAAGAGAAATTGTTTCTTTAATAGGCGTTAACCACATGTGTATGATGGAAACTTTTTCGATGAAACAACAATAAATATGACattatattaaagtaattgTAGCTTACTTTTCAAACCACAAACAAACTTTCTTTCACATAATTAGGACTCCTGCATTGTTCTATATTTGAAATCTTGTCCTAATTTGTGAGGCTAAAATCTagtatttataaacaaattaaaatgattgtacaataattttaaattaacatagATATTCCTTCATTCTTCAGAATTCCCCCAACCGAAGATTCCTAAACTAAAAAGCAAAATCCTTTGAAAAAGGAAGGAACTCAAAAGATAACATGAGCTTTAACATCATAAGAAAACGCAAGTGTAgctaaatttcaaataaaaaaaaatctaaaaattgtaaataccTTAATGTCTTAATACAAAcaattatctttaattaatatcacttgaaaaaaaataatgatgtcTTGTGTTTCCTAATAAAGTAATACAAGGATCATATCATGTGATACTAATTTTGATAGTTAAAAacactaaattttatttattaattgtcaTCTTCATAACTTTCTAAGCAAGAGTAGTTCATTAATCTAAGGTTAATCATgctttaatatcaatttaactCTTTCTCCAAGAAATTACTACTTTTAAGTCCCTTCTCAGAAGTCTAatgaaattacaaattttattaaactacAGTAACTCACCACAACAAACACAAGTCTCAAGGATCTCTGCTCGAAACCGGCATAGTCGGTGACAGGGGAACAAAGGAAACCGAATTCAAGCATCCGAAACTGACCGGCGAAGCCGGTATCTGAAACTCCgactgcgaagaagacgacggCATGGAGTTCCGCAGAAACCGCATGTACGCCGAGACAGGAGACTCCGCGTGGACGCTGGGAAACGGCGGTAGAGGCGAGAGAGGCGCGGCGGCGACGGAGTGAGGCGGCGGAGGACGGTGGCTGAGAACCTGCGGAAGCGGCGGCGGACGGAGGCGGTGGAGGCGAGAGTTTGCCACCGGTTTGGGTTGGTGGCTGTTACCGGGTGAACCGGTGAGCTTCTGAACCATGTCCCTGAAATCGTTCTTGCTGATGTTATACACCTGTGGCTGAGAATCGGGGAGAGAATCGAAGGTTGGTTTCTTAACGTTGGGTTTGGAAATGTTatgtgaaagcttgttgagttgTTTCAGATACTGATCTCTCATAGaaattgatgatgatgattcaTAGATTTTGTgatccatttttcttttccttgctCACTACAAACACTTTCTATTCTTAAACCAAAACTGAGGTATAAATATAGATACAGAGTGAGACAGAGAGAGCAACATATGATACATGATTAAAATCAACTTAATTATTGTGAAAATGAATCATAAAAAGTTTAATAGTATTTTTGAAGAGAATTTGTAATTAGTTGATATTTTtggtaataattataataaaagaaaatagagatAGAGGTGAGTTTGGTGGGAAATTATTGAGGAAAGTGTTTGTTGGTTGTgagtataataattaatgagtAAAGAGAGAGTGATGAAGTTATTAATAAGAtggtgagaaaagaaaaagggtgATGGGTGTCTGTGTTGTGTGTTAATTGATGTATAATGTAGATGAGTGGTCTACCTCATAAGAGGTTCGGTTTATCACTACAAGTTTGACTGTACGTTAACTTGTTGACCACGATTTTTAATACAAAAGACTATTTTATACAACTTctgtacttttttttaatattttaaatgttaattatatgCTTGGTccttaaatttatgtttaatttagcTTTTGTAACGTCTTTTTACTCTTCTAAATTTGTTTCAGATgttatttgaaatacttttaaaatgttattctCTATCGATGTTATTTTCCAACACCGGTTTCAAGAGTAGATGTGTCTGTAAATTCTAaactgttataaaataaaattaataatatagaaaagaagagaaaaatgaatatAGGATGGAGAACAACTTTTTGTGTATCTTTCTCCGagtcttatttataaatataaaaatataattcattcataaaatatacaaatcaaatagttaatacaaataagtaattaatCGTATGAATAATTGTAACAAATCATATGAGTAACTGTATTAAATTAATGGACGattattaattcataacacatAACATGACCCCTCTTTTTTGAGTGTGtcaattgataaaagaatgtatCTCGTTAAAACTTTATTAAGAAAAATCCTTTTAGATTAAAAACTTGGTGAAGGAAAAAAGTACAAcgttatgtattttttaatacaatattgttcatcacatattctatttctcgcATCATGTAAACTCACATCATTAAGATGACGAAGTCCAATCTTGTGAATCAATTGTTTAAAAGTTCTCCTTGgtaaagactttgtaaatagaTATGTCAAATTTTCACATGAACGAATATTTTGGATCTTTATATCATAAtttcaattgaacaatgcaCTAtcgtcttcatatatggttgttgattccagtATTTCCAAGAATAGATCACAACTTCGTcacacatgttgaattatagaccttaatcAAACACATTCACGACTTACCTCATGGAATGCTAAAATTCTacatgatttgacgatgttgttGTTATGGTTTGTTTCGTAAACCACCATGAAATCAttttgtgctaccacatgtgaacaaatatcctgttCGTGATCAACCATTATTACATTGTAAGAATCTAATAAATAACatgcatctgcataacccattagatatgattttgaatcatttggataaaataagttCATATTCGTAGCACCTTAAggtaacgaagtatatgttcTACTTCAATCCATGGTCTTCTCGTAGGCGAAGAACTATATGTTGCTTAACGAATTTacaacaaatgcaatatcaGATCAAATATAATTAGCAACATACATTAGTGCTCATATAACACTAAGATATGATACTTCTAGATAAAGAagttcttcatcattttcttgagctttaaaagagtctttatcaacatgtaacgacctcacaactattagagtgcataatggatgtaccttgtccatttagaacctTTTAAGAACCTTATTATGTTAGCCTTTTGATGTACAAAAatacctttatttaaataaccAATTTCTAATCTCAAACaaaatttttctctttcaagatccttcatctcaaattctttctttaagcaatcaattgcctttgtgagctcatcaGGAGTTCCaacaattatggcaaattcattttctaatattttcatataaatacaaggacaaataagATCATTTATATTAACAAGTACTCACTaagacggttataccacataTGTCCTGactgctttaatcaataaagaGACTTGTTAATTTCATTGAATAATTctctttagaattttttttattgggcAAATTAAATCCTTcaaggattttcatataaatatcattatcaagataattatacaaataggttgtaacatcatctattagatgtaaatgcaaaccttctTGTTCAACTAGTATAATCAAATATcgaaatgttgttgcatccaatactagttaTGTTTTATAACATATCAATATACTAggtttttgtgaaaaaccttgagcaactaaccatgctttgtatctaacactTTTAccattcttattttgtttttgccAAAAAATCCATCTTTACCCAAAGGGTTTACACCCTTAGGTATGCAAACTATATATCCAAAAACATTTTGTTTAGTAAGCAAATCTAATTATGCTTCTATTGCATCTTTTCATTTTGGGCAATCATTTCTTTATCGATAATATTCAATGATCATTGGTTCTTAATCCTCATCGTCACTCATAACATTCATCGCTATATTATATGCAAAAGTCTCgtcaatgttgacttcattttgattccatattatcttattcatgacataatttattgagatcttatcattttcaacaatttcaagtaCCTGAGGTTTTTCTAGAATAGaaacattaattatgtcaaataaaTCTTTTGGAATTTCCACCTTTTCAATTAGATCATCTTGCATTTTagctcatttttttcatttgagaGTTTTTATCTATGGAATAAATAGGCCTACCATACTTCAAGCATGTTTTTACAACCAACAGACATAAGACTTCAAGcatgtaataaattaatatcaattctattttGAGCATTagcaattgatatatatatatatatatatatatatatatatatatatatatatatatatatatatatatatatatatatgatttagttACCCTTTTTATGTCAGTAAAAACATCTAgtaattgattgactaattttgtaaatgaattatcctttgaactttcagttcacattcttttgtacgaggatcaagacaagataatgataattcattccaaccaatgtCTTTTACAAATTGCTTTCCTTCTCCCCCTAATGTTGGAGAAATGTATTCATAAAAATGACAGTCGACAAATCGAactataaataagttttatgctgatagttcaagatattttattattaatggaaagtcatccaacatatattctcaattaTCTTTGAGAACCCATCACAATCCCTTTTGGCGGGAAAATTGGAACATATACCACacccaaaaaattttaaatgaaaaatattaggtTAATGACCATAAACCAACTACATAATAGAGTATTTATGATAACTTGTTGGTTTGATGCACATGATAGGTGTATTGGACCAAAAATATCACCATGTATTAGTTCTAAAACtaagattgactcatttctaatttttctagTGATagtcttattatcaactttccttTGTGAACGTGTAGTACATGAGAAGTCATTGGACTGAAGAAGTTTATTACTCTTAAGTGAGTGTCCATATGagtttttcaactatttttcgcatcataataaaTCTGACCcaactgatcatgtcaaacaagaaattcatttttattcataacCTTTTGGCTTATAATGACATGTGTTTCAATTGTTCTAATAGATGTGTAGTATAATTCATAAGGGAAGACTGGTAATTTCtccaatatacattttttattcagCTCaattctccaatacacattttttatttaactcaatttcagtgatataaagatatttcatatctccttcattatttgtgAGCTTTATTGCCTATTTGAGTTGTGAATTGTGAGAGTTGTAATGTGTTGAACAAGTCCCTATGGAGAAAACGATATTTATTACTTGCTACGTGCGACCGGTGCACTTGCCGTTTTTCACATTACAagtttttggcgccgttgccggggacttGTCTTCCAACACAAGGCAATTTGAGCATTTGTGACTCTTTTAGACtttgttgtttgtttctttcttaTGCTTTCTTTTATGCAGTTTGTCTATATATGTTTATGCTTTCCGTTGGTTTGGTTTGTGCTTAATTCTTGTCTCAGGATACGCCTTAGAGCATGATGTAGTTGTTGGAAGGTCCTAAGAATGGGATTTCAGGAACCAAACCAAATCAACCTAAATATTATAGgcattatgttttaatttttatttagttgtcCATTAGCTTATATTTGAATGTATGTGTTAAgtactattttctttttaattgcttttgcaattttatttagatcttgtttaaaaactaataaaatatatttttaaatatctacaGGTATCCACGAGTACTcgtagatttaaaaaaaatccagaaTTTTTTTATGCGGGTATCCAGCAGGTTGTGggtcaatttttttcttacgGGTTGGGTTACATGTAGACAGTACCCATACCTGACCCGACCTATTGCCATCCTTTCTTTGAATAGATGATCTGCATGTGAAAGTGACTTGGtcactaaattttattttctatgcaGGGATTTTAGTTGATTGAGAAATTGTTTGAATGCTTGACTTGAATATTGTTGAGTTTAGTTTCATAAATGcttgtttaacatttttttttgtattggaTAATCTAATTGCTATGTTGATCTGGTCACTTAATCATGCATATTAAGCATATAGTTTTCttgaattgaatttttgaatatgGTTTAGATAAATAGAGTAACTTTATATATCTTTCCTTATGAATTTAATGTGATAAACATGTATATTTGAATTAAGGGATCAAGATTGATTTGAAGTTAGTAAATAATGATGTTTAAACAAACcgtaattaaaattagttaattgAATTGTTTAGAAGTAATATTATTGAAATGTTATTCAAATTATCTTtgaaaattagtttaatttagCGGTTGTGattaatattttctaatattttcgcTCAAATGAAAGATTTTCACTCAAGTACAAATAGAATAGAGAATCAAACCTTACTCTCTGCCATTTTTCACTCAAACAAAAgatttctcgctcaagcgaaaatGGAGTTCAAAATCAACTTATTCTCAGTCCTATTTTTTCTTAAGCAAGGGGttttttatcaagaaaaaataacattGCAATTCAATCCTTGTCTTGCCCCAAAATccacttaaaaaaagaaattttggctCAAGCAATGGTGCTTTCACTCAAGCTAAAAAATGTTGGTCTCTTCAACTCATTGATTgtgaatgtttttaaaaatgaaaattgaatattaatttgtatagatgattgatttatgattttatttaaatgagttatattGTATAACAATGTTTATTGAGATTGATAAAATTTGCATGTTATATGGATATGTTTGTCGAGATTGATAAGAATTATATGGAATTGTAATCAAATCTATGGAATTATATATTGTGTGTTTTGTGTATTAAGTATTGATACCTATGTTATAACAAAGATTCCATGCTTCATTGATGATCTATGTCACATAGACTAAGATATCAAGAAGTGAGAAGTTGAGGTGAGAGTTCTTACACACCATGACATGTGTATATGTGCAGCTTGGATTGTAATGAATGAACTTATCTTGATCCTTTCTCTTAGATTTGCTTTTAAATTTATGTCTTGGGCATTAGATTAGATGTTCTAGTAGGACATACTAGTAATACATGTCTTGCAAAAGACGTAAGTTGATATTCCATAGGTAGAATATCTTTTGATGTGTAGATCCATGTGAGGTTTATATGATTGTTGAATGTTGGTTAATGGTTGAAATTGAATTGTTTATGGATTTCTAATAATAGTGTGCCTTCTATATAATTACCTTAtgctaaaaatttattttcattaggTTATCCTTCTATTTGTTGCTTGTATGATGGCCAACTGCGATGGTATTATGTACATGAACTAGAGCtctcaaaatgggttggaacccgcgagccaatccggctcaccacgggtttggGCCggattgggttgaaatttttctacaaatttcaatacgggttgatttttgacccgactcATCTAGAACTCGGCTCATCCAGGTTGAACCtgtggtgagtcgggttggctcactaacccgcagataaaagggtcacacaagtattttttattaagttggactttatatttggatcatgttaggttttttttagccaacacataaataatttgtatttttttattttcgtttgtatttggattgtattaaagtttatttaaattttaattagaattataatttagttttgattggaaaaataaaaaaaatgtattttttttaattaagtgaacccgtgagccaacccgtttaacccgtcaacccgtggtgggccgggCCGGGCccggttcgaatttttttggctcgctaaaaagtaAGCCaggttgggttgactcactaaatcatcaactcgtggtgggttgagccggttCGGACCGggttacccattttgacagctctaacaTGAACATATGTGAAGACATGTGTAGGATCATTATCTAAAAgacattaatattttcttttttatttctttgtaaaaaTATGTACATGTTTTACGTATGTttaggttttattttaaaatacatcatATTATGTACATGTTTATACCTTTTACGTTTTGTTTTAGGATATTGCaattttcctatttttaaaTGTAGTTTCTTCTCTCAATGTaccaaaaatgaaagaagaattAGAAGAAGAATGGAACATGGACTAAATAGAAGATAAACTATTTATTCTTTCATGCTTTAGAACTTAGAACtctcacattttcaaaaatattactaatctaTTTCATAAACAAATAGCTTATGTTTACtaagaaaaaaagttagttAAATGATATTAATTCAATACCAACAAAAGTGAACTTGTACTATTAACTAACGTGGATCTATTAAtgatttatttagaaaaaaaatctcatttacTATGATAATTATTGCTTTAACTATCATAGTAACTCCAATTTTATACATGCATGATATATTAAATTAGACTTGCAATGTCAAGTCTACGTACACTTGTCATAGTAATTATGATAAGTATTGGTAGACCTGACATAATAAAATCAACTTACTATTTGTGAATACTTGTCATAGTAAGTTAACTTAATATGTTAAGTCTATTGACATCTTTTATAGTACGTTGGACTTATTATGTCAAATatcttaatatttgttataataagTCAACTTATTATGTCTAGCTTATTAACTCATGTCATGGTAAGTTGAGCttataatgataaatatttgtACACCTAACATAGTAAATTCAACTTATTATGTCAAGTCTTTCGcggcataataaaaaatgtgcattttttatatcattcatAACTATGATATCAAAATGATTGTCATAGAAAATTGCAAACACCTGATGTAGAAAGTCCCGCCTAAAATAGTGATTGTTAAAGACAAGTGTAAAATCCTCGAAAATGGTATTTTAGAAGTGAtggtggtttaaaaatagttagactcgattattttaatattaaaaagttttagtataaatagaattgttataaatgagtttcattattttaaaacataccatctctctagaaaccacttttctacaACTCTTTAACTTCTCTCTAAAAGTTTTGTCTttctggtcgtctgattgaagaactgagaccgtaggattgattcTCTTAGtgagctcttcaatttggaccAATCAGTTTCTCTGTTCACGTAAGTTAAGTTTCTGTtgtctttttggtttttttctgtttttttgttGCATGTAAGCCCTCTTCCACTTGCATGTGTCATTTTATttatcagtatgagtctctgctgatcagtgatcataatggtATGTTCTGATCGTTCTTATGATGTttttatgtgtagatagagcatcctgtggagttagagacGTCTGACGTTTATAGAGTTGTTTAAGTAGGATACCAAATAAGGGAA from Vigna unguiculata cultivar IT97K-499-35 chromosome 8, ASM411807v1, whole genome shotgun sequence encodes:
- the LOC114195251 gene encoding VQ motif-containing protein 9-like, yielding MDHKIYESSSSISMRDQYLKQLNKLSHNISKPNVKKPTFDSLPDSQPQVYNISKNDFRDMVQKLTGSPGNSHQPKPVANSRLHRLRPPPLPQVLSHRPPPPHSVAAAPLSPLPPFPSVHAESPVSAYMRFLRNSMPSSSSQSEFQIPASPVSFGCLNSVSFVPLSPTMPVSSRDP